Proteins encoded together in one Musa acuminata AAA Group cultivar baxijiao chromosome BXJ3-6, Cavendish_Baxijiao_AAA, whole genome shotgun sequence window:
- the LOC135641721 gene encoding uncharacterized protein LOC135641721, whose protein sequence is MADRDPSTTCPPPSSASISSPPTFCCACGAPTAALSSPPAWSDSSPPPVYRPIRAPAINAPSATASIVLSPVPQPLPVPPAEHPFRFEVPSKRISSPDDIRRFHASAAGRHFLGFIAALSHSVRGRKLSDPVPSPLPATLSGLLSILQTLARWIDEIPPLPHTARYGNPAYRSWHARLSDEGRGLVLSLLPSDELHPAVDELLPYLLDSFGNAYRIDYGTGHETNFAAFLYCLARLGLIKEEDYPALVLRAFAAYLDLMRRLQTAYCLEPAGSHGVWGLDDYHFLPFIFGSAQLIDHKYMKPKSIHNQDILDNFSNEYMYLACVAFVKKVKKGVFAEHSPMLDDISGVPTWSKVNSGMLKMYKVEVLEKVPIMQHFLFGSLIKWE, encoded by the exons ATGGCCGATCGCGATCCTTCCACCACTTGCCCTCCCCCGTCCTCCGCCTCCATCTCGTCGCCGCCCACGTTCTGCTGCGCCTGCGGCGCCCCGACCGCCGCCCTGTCGTCCCCCCCGGCGTGGTCCGACTCCTCGCCCCCGCCGGTCTACCGCCCCATCCGGGCCCCCGCAATCAACGCCCCCTCCGCCACCGCCTCCATCGTCCTCTCCCCTGTCCCCCAACCCCTCCCCGTACCCCCTGCCGAGCACCCCTTCCGCTTCGAGGTCCCGTCCAAGCGCATCTCCTCCCCCGACGACATCCGCCGCTTCCACGCCTCCGCGGCTGGCCGCCACTTCCTTGGCTTCATCGCCGCTCTCTCCCACTCCGTCCGCGGCCGCAAGCTCTCCGATCCCGTTCCCTCGCCCCTCCCCGCTACCCTCTCAGGCCTCCTCTCCATCCTCCAAACCCTCGCCCGCTGGATCGACGAGATCCCTCCTCTCCCCCACACCGCCCGCTACGGCAACCCCGCCTACCGATCCTGGCACGCCCGCCTTTCCGACGAGGGCCGCGGCTTAGTCCTGTCCCTCCTCCCCTCCGACGAACTCCACCCCGCTGTCGACGAGCTCCTTCCCTACCTCCTCGACTCCTTCGGCAACGCCTACCGCATCGACTACGGGACCGGCCACGAGACCAATTTCGCCGCCTTCCTCTACTGCCTCGCTCGCCTTGGGCTCATCAAAGAAGAGGACTATCCGGCCCTTGTCCTTCGGGCGTTCGCAGCCTACCTCGACCTTATGCGGAGGCTGCAGACCGCCTACTGCCTCGAGCCAGCGGGGTCGCACGGGGTGTGGGGACTCGACGATTACCACTTCCTTCCTTTCATCTTTGGATCCGCTCAGCTGATTGATCACAAGTACATGAAGCCGAAGTCGATCCACAACCAGGACATCCTCGATAACTTCTCCAATGAGTATATGTACTTGGCATGCGTTGCCTTCGTGAAGAAGGTGAAGAAGGGGGTGTTTGCGGAGCACTCGCCCATGCTTGATGATATCAGTGGTGTGCCGACGTGGAGCAAGGTGAACAGCGGCATGCTGAAGATGTACAAGGTTGAGGTGCTCGAGAAGGTGCCCATCATGCAGCATTTCCTCTTCGGGTCGCTCATCAAATG GGAGTGA
- the LOC135639411 gene encoding trihelix transcription factor ENAP1-like, whose amino-acid sequence MAAAGPPAAPPRRPVPGQPWSHIETTHLIDAYAERWYALKRGQLKAQQWEEVAAAVAARCGIDEPSKTGTQCRHKIEKLRKRYRAERLRPGSSVWPFFSRMDRMECGPLPISARQPVPPRPASAPSTDEDEVEDEEEEEEEDERVGSNTRSINGILREPNWGPSRVPRNHVPATRRALEMEEGESEEEESEGEDAGGSEVTSQVAAVLRGFGDGLVRMEKRRMQLMREVERDWMQMETKRAEMLRDSQRCLLDMIADALPSSKKAKKSHDL is encoded by the coding sequence ATGGCGGCCGCCGGGCCGCCGGCGGCGCCGCCGAGGAGGCCCGTCCCCGGCCAGCCGTGGTCCCACATCGAGACGACCCACCTGATCGACGCCTACGCGGAGCGGTGGTATGCCCTGAAGCGCGGCCAGCTCAAGGCCCAGCAGTGGGAGGAggtcgccgccgccgtcgccgcccgTTGCGGCATCGACGAGCCGTCCAAGACCGGCACCCAATGCCGCCACAAGATCGAGAAGCTCCGCAAGCGTTACCGCGCCGAGCGCCTGCGCCCCGGCTCCTCCGTCTGGCCCTTCTTCAGCCGGATGGACCGCATGGAGTGCGGACCCCTTCCCATCTCCGCCCGACAGCCGGTCCCGCCGCGTCCCGCCTCTGCCCCGTCCACCGACGAGGACGAggtggaggatgaggaggaggaggaggaggaggacgagaggGTGGGGAGCAACACCCGGAGCATCAATGGGATCCTTCGGGAGCCCAACTGGGGGCCATCTAGGGTTCCCAGAAATCACGTCCCCGCGACAAGGAGAGCTTTGGAGATGGAGGAAGGGGAATCCGAGGAGGAAGAATCGGAGGGCGAGGACGCAGGCGGGAGCGAGGTCACGTCGCAGGTGGCGGCAGTATTGAGGGGGTTCGGCGACGGCTTGGTGCGGATGGAGAAGAGGAGGATGCAGTTGATGAGGGAGGTGGAGAGGGATTGGATGCAGATGGAGACGAAGAGGGCCGAGATGCTGAGGGACTCGCAGCGGTGCCTCTTGGACATGATCGCCGACGCTCTTCCTTCATCCAAGAAGGCCAAGAAATCTCACGATCTATAA
- the LOC135640722 gene encoding ABC transporter G family member 1-like translates to MEQTMPSPSSVPRWTPSPSSTRPLRSPARLADVDDAAFFPFGASSFTPPHLHSMGEVENDRSVDQGVFLTWEDLWVSAPGRKGGHVSILCGITGFARPGEVLAMMGPSGCGKSTLLDALAGRLASNVSQKGEILINGQKQKLAFGTSAYVTQDDVLMTTLTVREAVYYSAQLQLPDSMSRAEKRARAEATIRGMGLESAMDTRIGGWASKGISGGQKRRVSICVELLTRPRLLFLDEPTSGLDSAASYHVMNRIARLARREAMTVVAAIHQPSSEVFELFHGLGLLAYGRTVYFGPPQMADEFFASNGFPCPSPSNPSDHYLRTINKDFDMDNEDSLAHKSRSASQAIELLVRSYSSSDISHEVTQQIALMPNTGGSLVKKRSQASFFTQTRVLTRRSFVNMYRDFGYYWLRFAIYVALCLCVGSIYYDVGHSFGSIQARGSMLMFTAAFLTFMAIGGFPSFVEDMKIFGRERLNGHYGATAFTIANTLSATPYLALISVVPGAMAYYLVGLQRPADHFVYFALVLFVCMMVVEGLMMIVASLVPDFLMGIITGAGIQGVMMLNGGFFRLPQDLPKPVWRYPMHYMAFHKYANQGFYKNEFLGLTFPGNVAGGSPIITGEEILRGVWQVEMGYSKWVDLAILLAMVMLYRLMFLGAVKIAEKVKPKFNALYVRAPMLSIDVKEQSSLEIEASP, encoded by the exons ATGGAACAGACCATGCCTTCCCCGTCGAGTGTGCCCCGATGGACTCCCAGTCCGAGCTCAACCCGCCCGCTGCGCTCGCCAGCCAGGCTTGCCGACGTCGACGACGCCGCCTTCTTCCCCTTCGGTGCTTCTTCTTTCACTCCCCCGCACCTCCACTCGATGGGGGAGGTCGAAAATGACAGGAGCGTGGATCAAGGTGTCTTCCTCACCTGGGAGGATCTGTGGGTCTCGGCGCCGGGCCGCAAGGGAGGGCACGTCTCCATTCTTTGTGGGATCACCGGGTTCGCACGGCCAGGTGAGGTCTTGGCTATGATGGGACCCTCCGGTTGTGGCAAGTCCACACTCCTCGACGCATTAGCAG GAAGACTAGCATCTAACGTAAGTCAGAAAGGAGAGATCTTGATCAATGGCCAGAAGCAGAAACTCGCATTCGGAACCTCA GCTTACGTCACTCAAGATGATGTACTCATGACGACGCTGACGGTTCGAGAAGCGGTGTACTACTCGGCGCAGCTGCAGCTGCCGGATTCCATGTCGAGGGCGGAGAAGAGGGCGAGGGCGGAGGCAACGATCCGGGGGATGGGGCTGGAATCAGCCATGGACACGAGAATAGGAGGGTGGGCTTCCAAGGGCATCAGCGGCGGCCAGAAGAGGAGAGTGAGCATCTGCGTCGAGCTCCTCACGCGGCCGCGGCTCCTCTTCCTCGACGAGCCCACCAGCGGGCTCGACAGCGCCGCCTCGTACCACGTCATGAACCGCATCGCCCGGCTGGCGAGGCGTGAGGCGATGACGGTCGTGGCGGCCATTCATCAGCCGAGCAGCGAGGTGTTCGAGCTCTTCCACGGTCTTGGCCTCCTGGCTTATGGTAGGACAGTCTACTTCGGCCCTCCTCAAATGGCTGATGAG TTTTTTGCTTCGAATGGTTTCCCATGTCCTTCCCCAAGCAATCCTTCGGATCACTACCTGAGGACGATCAACAAAGACTTTGACATG GATAACGAGGACAGCCTTGCGCACAAGTCGAGAAGCGCTTCCCAAGCAATTGAACTCCTCGTCAGGTCTTACAGCTCTTCAGATATCTCACACGAAGTCACACAACAAATAGCACTGATGCCGAATACG GGAGGATCTTtggtgaagaagaggagccaagcaAGCTTCTTCACTCAGACGCGCGTCCTCACACGACGATCCTTCGTCAACATGTACAGAGACTTCGGCTATTATTGGTTGCGATTCGCTATCTACGTCGCACTTTGCTTGTGTGTGGGCTCCATCTACTACGATGTTGGCCATAGTTTTGGCTCGATTCAG GCGAGGGGTTCCATGCTCATGTTCACAGCGGCTTTCTTGACCTTCATGGCGATTGGAGGTTTCCCATCTTTTGTGGAGGATATGAAG ATCTTTGGAAGAGAGAGACTAAATGGGCATTATGGTGCGACGGCGTTCACGATCGCCAACACGCTTTCTGCAACTCCATATCTGGCTCTCATCTCCGTCGTACCAGGAGCAATGGCGTACTACCTAGTCGGCCTGCAGCGGCCCGCCGACCACTTCGTCTACTTCGCGCTGGTGCTGTTCGTGTGCATGATGGTCGTCGAGGGCCTGATGATGATCGTCGCCAGCCTCGTCCCGGACTTCCTCATGGGCATCATAACCGGAGCTGGAATCCAAGGAGTCATGATGCTCAACGGCGGCTTCTTCCGGCTGCCACAAGACCTGCCCAAGCCAGTGTGGCGATACCCCATGCACTACATGGCGTTCCACAAGTACGCCAACCAGGGATTCTACAAGAACGAGTTCTTGGGGTTGACTTTTCCTGGAAACGTAGCAGGAGGTTCTCCCATCATCACGGGTGAGGAGATACTGAGAGGTGTTTGGCAGGTGGAGATGGGATACTCCAAGTGGGTTGACCTTGCCATCTTGCTTGCCATGGTGATGCTCTATAGGCTAATGTTCTTGGGTGCTGTTAAGATTGCTGAGAAGGTGAAGCCCAAGTTTAATGCTCTATATGTGAGGGCTCCTATGCTATCCATCGATGTCAAAGAGCAATCCTCCTTGGAAATTGAGGCTTCACCTTAA
- the LOC135587052 gene encoding protein DETOXIFICATION 27-like isoform X2 produces the protein MEGETEIGETSVALLTNGEVKDGPGLARRAWTELKKLWAIVGPSMIGRLALQTMSVITQAYAGHIGDLELASFAIAFTVVAFLAFGLLLGMASALDTLCGQAFGAKRYHMLGVYMQRSMVVLFLCALLLLPLYIFATPLLELLGQSKEIAREAGYLSLWLLPLHFSFAILFPLQRFLQCQLKNSVNAAFTVLALLVHIFISWLFLGKLQLGLTAAALTLDFSWWMAVAGQFLYVVCGGCPRTWKGFSFEAMAGLWEYLKLSASSGVMLWVLVLLAGNLKNAEIAVDALSVCMNINSWEMMIPLAFFAGTGVRVANELGAGNGKGARFATIVSVTTSAAIGLIFWSLIIGFHDKIALIFSSSSVVLEAVDRLSILLAFTVLLNSVQPVISGVAVGSGWQAMAAYVNIGSYYFIGIPIGIFLGWILKLGVLGIWAGMIGGTGIQTLILTILTIRCDWDREAIIARKRVEKWSVPDEEEEAKFSNQTGCFGQKDELNYDGQ, from the exons ATGGAAGGAGAGACGGAGATTGGGGAAACCAGTGTGGCGTTGCTGACGAATGGGGAGGTGAAGGACGGGCCGGGATTAGCGAGGAGGGCGTGGACGGAGTTGAAGAAGCTGTGGGCGATCGTCGGCCCGTCCATGATCGGTAGACTTGCCTTGCAGACCATGTCCGTCATCACGCAAGCCTACGCTGGGCATATCGGTGACCTCGAGCTTGCTTCCTTCGCCATTGCCTTTACTGTCGTCGCATTTTTGGCCTTCGGCTTACTG CTTGGCATGGCCAGTGCGTTGGACACTTTATGCGGGCAAGCCTTCGGAGCCAAGCGGTACCACATGCTGGGGGTGTACATGCAGCGATCGATGGTGGTGCTCTTCCTTTGCGCCCTCCTGCTCCTGCCCTTGTACATCTTCGCCACCCCGTTACTGGAGTTACTGGGGCAGTCCAAGGAAATCGCACGGGAAGCCGGATATCTCTCCTTGTGGCTGCTTCCTCTCCACTTCTCCTTTGCAATTCTGTTCCCGCTGCAGAGGTTCCTCCAGTGCCAGCTCAAGAACTCCGTCAACGCCGCCTTCACCGTCCTCGCTCTCCTCGTCCACATCTTCATCAGTTGGCTATTCCTGGGGAAGCTTCAGCTCGGGTTGACGGCGGCGGCGCTGACGCTCGACTTCTCTTGGTGGATGGCGGTGGCGGGTCAGTTTCTGTACGTCGTCTGTGGGGGATGTCCTCGAACTTGGAAGGGATTCTCCTTCGAAGCAATGGCCGGGCTGTGGGAGTACCTCAAACTGTCAGCCTCATCTGGTGTCATGCTATG GGTACTTGTTCTACTGGCAGGCAACCTAAAGAACGCCGAAATAGCAGTGGATGCTCTGTCAGTGTG CATGAACATAAATTCCTGGGAGATGATGATTCCATTAGCTTTCTTTGCTGGCACAGG AGTTCGGGTAGCTAATGAGCTTGGAGCAGGCAATGGAAAGGGAGCAAGGTTTGCCACCATCGTCTCTGTCACGACATCTGCAGCCATAGGCCTCATCTTCTGGTCCCTAATCATTGGTTTCCACGACAAGATAGCTCTCATCTTCTCGTCGAGTTCGGTTGTGCTTGAAGCCGTTGACAGGCTCAGTATCCTATTGGCATTCACCGTTCTTCTCAACAGTGTTCAACCAGTTATCTCCG GTGTTGCTGTTGGGTCAGGGTGGCAAGCAATGGCGGCGTACGTAAACATAGGTTCATACTACTTCATTGGAATCCCCATTGGGATCTTTCTAGGATGGATTCTTAAACTTGGCGTACTG GGGATATGGGCTGGAATGATTGGTGGAACAGGCATTCAGACATTGATATTGACCATTCTGACCATTCGGTGTGACTGGGATAGAGAG GCAATCATAGCAAGGAAGCGTGTGGAGAAATGGTCAGTtccagacgaagaagaagaagctaaatTCTCGAACCAGACAGGTTGCTTTGGGCAGAAAGATGAACTCAATTATGATGGCCAGTGA
- the LOC135587052 gene encoding protein DETOXIFICATION 27-like isoform X1, with amino-acid sequence MEGETEIGETSVALLTNGEVKDGPGLARRAWTELKKLWAIVGPSMIGRLALQTMSVITQAYAGHIGDLELASFAIAFTVVAFLAFGLLLGMASALDTLCGQAFGAKRYHMLGVYMQRSMVVLFLCALLLLPLYIFATPLLELLGQSKEIAREAGYLSLWLLPLHFSFAILFPLQRFLQCQLKNSVNAAFTVLALLVHIFISWLFLGKLQLGLTAAALTLDFSWWMAVAGQFLYVVCGGCPRTWKGFSFEAMAGLWEYLKLSASSGVMLCLEIWYYRVLVLLAGNLKNAEIAVDALSVCMNINSWEMMIPLAFFAGTGVRVANELGAGNGKGARFATIVSVTTSAAIGLIFWSLIIGFHDKIALIFSSSSVVLEAVDRLSILLAFTVLLNSVQPVISGVAVGSGWQAMAAYVNIGSYYFIGIPIGIFLGWILKLGVLGIWAGMIGGTGIQTLILTILTIRCDWDREAIIARKRVEKWSVPDEEEEAKFSNQTGCFGQKDELNYDGQ; translated from the exons ATGGAAGGAGAGACGGAGATTGGGGAAACCAGTGTGGCGTTGCTGACGAATGGGGAGGTGAAGGACGGGCCGGGATTAGCGAGGAGGGCGTGGACGGAGTTGAAGAAGCTGTGGGCGATCGTCGGCCCGTCCATGATCGGTAGACTTGCCTTGCAGACCATGTCCGTCATCACGCAAGCCTACGCTGGGCATATCGGTGACCTCGAGCTTGCTTCCTTCGCCATTGCCTTTACTGTCGTCGCATTTTTGGCCTTCGGCTTACTG CTTGGCATGGCCAGTGCGTTGGACACTTTATGCGGGCAAGCCTTCGGAGCCAAGCGGTACCACATGCTGGGGGTGTACATGCAGCGATCGATGGTGGTGCTCTTCCTTTGCGCCCTCCTGCTCCTGCCCTTGTACATCTTCGCCACCCCGTTACTGGAGTTACTGGGGCAGTCCAAGGAAATCGCACGGGAAGCCGGATATCTCTCCTTGTGGCTGCTTCCTCTCCACTTCTCCTTTGCAATTCTGTTCCCGCTGCAGAGGTTCCTCCAGTGCCAGCTCAAGAACTCCGTCAACGCCGCCTTCACCGTCCTCGCTCTCCTCGTCCACATCTTCATCAGTTGGCTATTCCTGGGGAAGCTTCAGCTCGGGTTGACGGCGGCGGCGCTGACGCTCGACTTCTCTTGGTGGATGGCGGTGGCGGGTCAGTTTCTGTACGTCGTCTGTGGGGGATGTCCTCGAACTTGGAAGGGATTCTCCTTCGAAGCAATGGCCGGGCTGTGGGAGTACCTCAAACTGTCAGCCTCATCTGGTGTCATGCTATG CTTGGAGATTTGGTATTACAGGGTACTTGTTCTACTGGCAGGCAACCTAAAGAACGCCGAAATAGCAGTGGATGCTCTGTCAGTGTG CATGAACATAAATTCCTGGGAGATGATGATTCCATTAGCTTTCTTTGCTGGCACAGG AGTTCGGGTAGCTAATGAGCTTGGAGCAGGCAATGGAAAGGGAGCAAGGTTTGCCACCATCGTCTCTGTCACGACATCTGCAGCCATAGGCCTCATCTTCTGGTCCCTAATCATTGGTTTCCACGACAAGATAGCTCTCATCTTCTCGTCGAGTTCGGTTGTGCTTGAAGCCGTTGACAGGCTCAGTATCCTATTGGCATTCACCGTTCTTCTCAACAGTGTTCAACCAGTTATCTCCG GTGTTGCTGTTGGGTCAGGGTGGCAAGCAATGGCGGCGTACGTAAACATAGGTTCATACTACTTCATTGGAATCCCCATTGGGATCTTTCTAGGATGGATTCTTAAACTTGGCGTACTG GGGATATGGGCTGGAATGATTGGTGGAACAGGCATTCAGACATTGATATTGACCATTCTGACCATTCGGTGTGACTGGGATAGAGAG GCAATCATAGCAAGGAAGCGTGTGGAGAAATGGTCAGTtccagacgaagaagaagaagctaaatTCTCGAACCAGACAGGTTGCTTTGGGCAGAAAGATGAACTCAATTATGATGGCCAGTGA